Genomic window (Nilaparvata lugens isolate BPH chromosome 7, ASM1435652v1, whole genome shotgun sequence):
TATCACTTTGAAATTCCGTCCAACTATATCCAACGGCTTGTTCCGTGTATACCATCTCTTCAACAGAATACTGTGATACTTAGTGAACGTTTTCACTACAACAGGATCGTAGAAATCATCAGCTTTCCGGAAATGAGTAGTATTGCCACAGCAAACAGGGCTAGCCTGAAATAACATtagatatatataatattgaaataatattggaactcattggcccggttgcacagaagccgcttgaatttcaaccgtgattaattccacgaaaaccaatcagagaaggcgtttttgataAGATggtttctctgattgattctcgtggagttcatcacgattaaaatttaaccagattttgtgcaaccggcacattaAATTTTAGTTGATCATTTATCATCAAGTAATATGCAACAGATTGAATGAGGAGAGAAGAAGCCATGCTTATTGCAAGGACTTCTCCAAATCAAAATGATTGATTTCGCAGATTATGTTTGTGATTATACAGACTCATCTTCTGATTGATGATTCAACCCGTAAAGCCACTTTTACTTTATAAGCACTTGGACTTGGATAACTTTTCCACTTGACTGTTTCTTGCATCAAATAGTGGGAAAATTGTCATAATAACATTCattaataacttgaaaaaatgtcaGGCTTAGAACTTCAGATCTACATTTTAACTGTGTAAAATCGTGAGATATTTCTGATGAAGCTCAAATCTGGGACCCTTAAGGGACATTAAGGGGTGAATCTAATTGAAAATACATTGAAAGGTTCGCATACGCTTAATAATGGTTTTAAGGGAAGATCGTCCTTATCATAGCTCCAGTTATATTGTAATGAGAATCTGGTATATCTATGAGGTATGTAATGAATATCTATTAAAGAATATTTGCAAGAAAAACTGCTTGAATAATACGATCTTAGAACCCGTAATATTTAGGGAGTCCGGTCCCACAAGGTGTCAAGCTATCAACTGAATaaacttcaataaatgaatattcatcCTCGAGATTACTCCAATTATTGCTGATTTCAGTTTTAAACTTACCAGGTAGAGTAGTATGAAACCATACAAGTTCATTGTGcttataagaaaaaaaattgacttACAACTTCATTTTATACAATCACTTACTCTATTTCTGTGGATGGAATTGTAACTCTGTAATAATCATTCCTCTCTGTTCGTCAATTTCGACAGGCAATTACTACAAGATTGTAGAAATGATAATAGTCTTTCTTATGTAGCTCATTAACGCACCTGCTGGGATAAAAATACCGAAATATGGAATCGTTGACATTAGAGGAGAGTGTTTGCAATGATGATAAAATTTAATTAGCGGTAGAATGACAAGTTGACAGGAAAAAGAATTGACAAGGAGTCAGTGCTTTCCTTGGGATAAATATTCTACATCAAATtgatacatttttattcaagtCCGGAACTACTAATTAATGTTGAAGTGTCAGtctattataatgaataatttaagaTTTATTGATCAATCAGATAATCAAGAATCCAGCCTTTGGAGATATGATCAATTTTTCCAAGTAAATTTTGAAGGAGAAAGGTTCTATCGAATTATCGATTATCGAATTATCATATTCGATCATCAAGAGATGCCAGATTGCCAGAATATGATGTTAAATGCTAAATTACTGGAATAATTATAATGCTACAATATATaacaataacatttttgaatgattaaGATTTCGAGATGATGAGATCTGCATGACAAGATAAACTGGGTTTCCGAGAATCAAATATAGATCTTTTATTCTAAATCTGTGATCTCAGCTTGGGTGGATATTACTGGTCTTGAATAATTACTGTTTTCGTACCAGCATAAAGGCCTGCATCCAATTAAATTCTGCTCTGCTccacaaaaaatgaatatcattcGTTTTTATGAGAGTGTTCATTTTCCCAAATGTGTGAACACTTCCATAACAACcaatgaaacaattatttttccaacaCAATTGAAACTCACCAGAAATCAGGGTTCAAACGACTACCTCTTCTCTATCTATTCTAAAAACGATTGTTTGCTATGTGAGAGCCCAGTTGTGTCATTGACTCGACtagttgtttgtttattttgttcttttcttgtggaaataaatatattatcactATTATATTCAATAGCATAGAGAATAGATAGCATGAGCTATCTTCATAACTTatcctattttttctctatgatcatAGTCTCCAATTTACTGTTAATGTTATAATGATGGTGTTACAGTTGACCTGTAATAAGCAGAACAAATGTAACCAGGACATTTCCATAACGTTGTTATTCATTTGTTGCGTTATCGACACATCAAAGTTGTGTCAAAGTTTGTTTGTTGTTTGCATAATCGGATGTCCGACGAGTTAGATATTCGCCTCTGGAGTTTCGGCAACATTCTGCCCACGTACACAATTATTATCGTGAGactcacttaaatctgtcagcattccttacagataacatcaatgcttcgcattcaaacaatactgacagtttaaagtgaatatcaCAAATGAACTCACGCATGCGCAGATAACTTTGAGCCACCCTCAAACAAACACCTGTCAGGGTCACCTTTGCTGATAACCATCACCACTTAACAATACGCTTGCCTATTCAATATTGGAAAAGTGGAAAAACGCATCACAATCTATAGATTCACTGATAACTGAATCAGTAAACCATAATGATAAACGATAATAACCATGAAGATAAATGTATTGATCTTCTACTAAATTACATAAggctattattgatcataatTAATTTGTGCAATGGACGCTTTACTTCTTGTTATATTGAAGTATAAGTGAAGTGATGAGATTGAACTGAAAACGGTGAACTAGTTCTCTGTTAGGTACACAGAGAAATTGAGAGAAGAATAAAGAGAACTAGagaaaattaaagagaaataagaagaaataaACAGAAATTCAAAGCACTCCTCACAACAGAAAACTGTGAAGAAAAGTTGAAGAGAAAAGATTTTCATGATTTGTCTATGATAAAACCGATTTCAAATACttaattattgttaatgagACCATTGAATATTGCCTACTCCACATTTctaaaagaaattaaaaaaaaactcggAAAAAGACGGATTTGGTGATGTTCAAGTGTCTTCATTCAATATCAACAGAGATCATACAAATGAATATCCtggaatatatatttatttgtatcttGTTATTTCATGGTTCActatggaaattactgagatattgattgcaattattcaaatgctaatgaattaataaaattgttattaaacgaaaatccaatttTAATACTGTGTCTCTagaagaagtcttcggggtgattcacagcatttaatttggattttcgtttagtaataattattatttcgtagATTATTTATCATAACAAGAAGTGTGCTGGAGCCTGAATTAGGAACAATGCAAGCTCTATCGATAATCATGTGAATGTGTGACAATAATTTAATTGAGCTTAAATATTATGTATGCgaatgatttcaattatgtgAGAATATCAATcctaatcaatttgaatttattgacaaaaataaattcagaGATTTAATGTTTGACATTAGTTAGTAATTGGCATGGACTTATCAAAATATTCAGCTTAACTTGTCTCATAAATATTCTGAAATCAGATTCAACAAAGATTGTTTACGATGACTTACAACCTGTCCTGCCACCCAATTATTCACTGTTATGACATTGGTATCAGATAAGAAGTTTTGCTTACTCCCTTTTTATAATGAGCATATTCATACCCAACTTTTGTAAGATTTCAGAAACATTATTTGTTACTCAGTCACTAACTCAGTCACTCAAGTAGAGAAATAGCAGAATttctttgatttgatttgaggaGTAAGCACTAGGCTATTCATACAATTAATAGTGAGTAACTATTGGAATTTCAGGGAGTAAATAGTGCTTTGTGTTTCATCGGAAAACTGTCTAGATGGGTGGTCGCAGCCCAATAATGATTCTTTTGTTAGTTCTGATGTTCAGGGTAGGTTATCATCTTTCCaccattatcaataatttatcatcttttatttCTCAAGGTTTGTCAAGTTAGGAATTCTTTCCCCACACACGGATTGATAGCCTAAGTggggaaatatatttccttgatttGTTGCTGTTTaactattattgaatataaatatggttttttgtggaaataaataaattgaaattgattgaattgaatattattgaattatgagaCTGATTAAAGAATAtcattaatgaatgaattttatattcaattccATTTATCAAACATGTCATTTAGATTTATATAGGTAACGAGATCTGCATCACAGCAAGACTTATTGTGTCATTGAGAACTGTAAgatcattgatataataattataatgtagtACTATTATTGATGAGGAATGTAAGAAAACTGTAAACAAGAAATACATCATAGCCCACAGAGTTGATAAGAGTATAACAAATTCATactagaatgaataaattgaacaagcTATCTGGATAGACTATCGAGTATGACAAAATatcaaaatgaatgaaataactCATTATTGAAAATCATATCTTGATACACCACTGCATGTTCAAAAATTTGTAATGATTTGGTATCTCTGAGATACGAAAAATTTTGGAAATTCGATTACTCAAGTGAAATTTATTCTCCGGAAATAAAGTTTATACCATAGTTATAGGTGTGCTAGTAGTAGTGAGCTTAGTCAGCATTAGCATTCAATAAAACCAATTAGCGGCCTGCGCGCCGTGCTTAGTCCGTTTTCGTTCTTCAACTCTGAACGTCGGGGTTATGTCCGACGATTCGgtgaataatatttgtttttaaaaacttgTCATCTTCTTAGACAACCTTAGATCATGTATTTGTACAAAATTTGTCATTCCAGAATATACATTCAAATGAGTGTAAATTTCTGTAGCTGTtccattaaaattattctaGGCTTTGGTATTGCTACTATGTAATAAACCGATACCACACTACAGTCGCTGCACAAATAATGCCATCCACAATAAAAGGGCACAATATAGCACCCAAAGATATCAAAGTACACCACACAGTAATTTTCTAACTGTAGAATCAATGTTATTGTAGCTGCGTGAAATTTAATTGTGCACATTATATCTGCAATCTTCCTTGTTAACGAACTCACTAAGAGAGAAATTTGCACATCGTGTGACTAACATAGTTTGTGAGCATAGCCAAGCGTGAAATTTTTGTTATGGAACAACTtcggaattgaattgaatctaattgaaaatgtgtttattcataAAGTATATAAATACATCCGAATAGTGTCAAAAATACGATGATAAATCAGGTTACAGGcataaaattacaatttcaaataagcaaataaacagaaattgccaCCAATCTAGAATTCAAACCAGCACTTATTGATATATATGGATCCAAAAATGGCAATAATTAAACAATTTGTAAACCTTATAAGATGAAATAAATTCCtgaacataaattattattatcccaGAGTCTCCTGAATTCCCAAAATGTctgtttctttgaaacactgtaTGATATGATAGAATTGTTTCATGATTTATTCGAGCTGGATTAAAGGATTTGCGTTTATTTGTGAAGGTAATTACAATTGAATCGACTGCTTGGCGTTTCATGGAGCCTTTTAATTGCACCGAGAAGCTACTCCCAGCTGCAGCTGACACCGAAATGCGATTATCGATAATGAAAAAGTATCTTTGGACCCGAAACCTACGCAGTGCGAACGCCAGCTTATGTTCTCCGTGCGAGAAATGTAAAACTGATAATTTCAAACAACTTGTTAAAGCAATTAGGAACAAAGAGCTCAGAGTGGTTGTGCAGAACAATGTAAGTTCCAATGAGAATATTTCATGATCATTTACTAATTTCACCATTATAGATGTTGAAATAACTCTCAGCATTTCTTGTGAATAACATGGATGAtccataaaacaaaataaaatcttatagcaccctttattttctgaaaaacttcaaaatagttccacaactagtttcggtgatattacaccatcgtcaggttataaaataaaataaaataaaatgattgttCACTAATTGTAAGTACAAactaagtttttttttaaaaataaagggtgctataagatgttattttgttttattacttaaaagtagcccatgtgaatgaagtgtttcaTGGATGATCCTTATTTAACCAATGTTAACAGTTTCTTGATTCTTATTATAAACAGGTTGAGGTGGAGAAGTGggaaatattattctcatatatcaaatcaatgaaatatttgaCCAAATTTTTCTAGTCAAATATCAGAGATAGATCATTGACCAAAATGCTTGTTTATTAACTGGTCAAGAAAAATCGTCTCTGGACACTGGCATCGGGCTCTACAATACCTAACATAGATATATCcacaaatatttcttcaattaattattttattctcaatctgATCCTCTTACATTTTAAAACACATTATAAATGAGAATGCCATCAGCTCATTCATATAAAGATGCATACTCCTTCTAAGATGAAGAGAGTATGAAGAGAGTATGATGTCCATGTACTTTGTCATCGTCAACGAATTCTACTTgcgataaaaaataatgaaatcatACAATTTCAATGTAACAAACTAAAGTATAATAGTTGGAATCATAGTATTCCAATAATTGACTCTCTCCATTACAGATTCCGCCGTATGTGATATTCATGAATCAGGGTCACTCAGCACAATTGACTGGATATCTAGGAGAGCTTTGGAAGATGGTGGAAGAAGCATACGATTTCAGGTGAACATAATAAATCACGTATATCATTAGTGGTAAAGTGAAAGTAGGCGAGACAAAACATATATGAAGAATAACCAATGGAAAGTTCAACAATATATGTTGTGAAAACTGAGACAATGTACAGTATTACAGTTTTTGAATAAGTAGCTCAATGAATACGGCTGCTCACTCAATATCCATCAATATTAATCTCATTACTCATATCAAGATTGACTCATGTGAGCACTATCATTTATAtgaaggataagcataagcacTATATTGCTTGTCTCTGGCACTTTATTCTGTAATCAGAAATGTAAAGATCTGCTCATTATTGATAGAATCGACGCTACGGTCAACCTTTTGAGAGAAACTCACGTATTTGACATTATTCAGGAAATTGAGTATTCCTTgttcacttgaatttttttagaCAGACAGCATTGAAATTCCAAAGAGATGAATAATAAGGAAATTCATCTGtattgtttcataatttaatagttcatcaatgaataaatactatGAAATAAAAGACCAATCGTGACCAAAatgattattgatgaaaaaagtTGAATTGAGAAAATGTACTGAATTGACTTACTATAAATTTTGTTCTAGGAGTGTCTATCAACTGATCAATTACACTCAAGGATGTGAGATTTTATCAAGCGGTAAGGCAGATATAATGCTTTCTCCTGTTGCTATAACTACGAGTGAATTGGATCAATTCCATTTTGCCTTGACCTACACATCTTCTTAGTGAGTATACGATACAGTAACTGCTTGCATAGTTAACACTCAATAGAATTAggtagaaaattatattttcgccacactgcacagaaagcagctgttttccagtccctacgtagatctgaaagaccttgtttgcagacgacgtcagaaagggtttcttttccggtctaggccagaaagttgtctctttccagccgcttatggctggaaacaacgcgctaattattattaataagtcatccgctagatcgggcgagtgtccactttcataataagctgaagtcgccatgattttagttccagtttcgaatcaaactaattcgcttcgcaaccagttttattcaattatttattgttgattagtgcattccgaattttcaaaaatgcttgaagatgactgtggtattccaagtgaaattttaaaagaatctgaaatcctgactgcaaatcttctaccactaaaatcaagagataggtacgacagcttaacgagtattctttattttgtattctttatttattttgtcagcaatacctgtagtgtggcgaaaaatatcgttcgcaccacgggcaaaaatgtttttccagctctcaatcttttctagtcctcggcctacggcctcggacttgaaaaccgatttcgagctggaaaaatctcattttctgctctaggtgcgaaatatactatattgcAGAGAATAGCAGGAAAATGTTTTCGAGTTCATGATGATCATGCTTCAGTAATGATAATTTCAAACGGGAAGTAattttcttttcctacagttacgttgaaaagtggccattgctgcactgattacagaacgcaaagaatcacttttccgctctagtgcgggaaaaatttttctgcactccagatttgcaacatggcaacgcaaaatacttagtaggttatatggagcaacagtgcagcaaaatcaaaatgaagttggtaacagtgactgggctgctatagtgagcagaggtgcaacgaagcacaacgcgcaaattattagtattagatattataaccaaggacaacatttttattcaatttgacaataaattaaggtttttatcaataataaaattacacagaaaaacatttgatgcatttcaggcaattttacccataattacccacttttcatattcaatggtaactgtaggaaaaacttaatgtgaaatacgtgcgcaaagttcctctgctgcactcaagaaaccattccgccctcgcctacggctcgggcgtaaacgtttctttcggtgcagcaaactgtcactttgcgcactagttgcacaaataactatttcagatTGGAGACGATCACTTAACCAGATGCTGGGTTTCTAACATCTTTCAAAATCATATCACAGTGATTTGCAACCCTCATTGGACCGTAGAACAATTAAGTTCATAAATTACCAAtctattcaatatatttaaCCTCATCAATAATAATCAGTCCAATATATTTTTCAGCTACCAGCTATATGTGAAAAATCAAGGCGCCAGGGCGAATTCACATTTTTATGTATACACATGGGACAGTGGCCTATGGTGTGCATTTCTTTTGACTCTCATTGTAATGACAATATTTATCTGGCTCATCTCTATTTTCAGGTGAGCTTAATGATTCctcattaatatattttttttaatcacataTTCTCTTATTATTTGTATGAATTGGtgatttatgaaaataaaacattgcCACCGTTATGGTGATAAATCTGAAACTATTTTCCAAATAGAAGTTGACACTATGAGTATCAGCttcatcatccatcatggactaggcttgtCAAGCCTGTTCCGATATCCAGTGCTTCCTTAGTTATCCGATTTATCTTTTTCTATCTAACTGCAACTTCCAAGCTTCTAGTGGAAGACGCCTTGGTGACATACGACACGGAGTTGACACTATTGGAACCATAATTTGTACATGAATTACTTCCGATTGATTTTAAAGTCCTATATTATACTATATTCCACTCTAGTCTCACTTTGAaagtttgaaaaagtttttgtatGTTTATTGAATCCCATGTAAATAGGTCTCAATGGAGAAGCCTACCCAGTCAATAGCAGTATTCAACAAAAGCCTTCAAACACAGAGTAGTATAccttttaatttattaaagatTTCTAGATTTGTCTCTGCTACAACAATCTATTCTGAATCGCAGAATGATTGACAAGCAGCCAACGTTGTCACTGGATTGGCCATCCGTCTACCAGTACTTTTCACCTCTGAACCCCATATTAACACACACCTGAGCTCCACAACCCTGACAACACTCAGGTCGTGATTAATCACTCTCTCGACTGCATGTTGATGGGACAGTGGCATTTCAATTAGCAGATAACTTCTAATCCGAGTAATTAATACAGGAGATAATCCGAAACTCGTGCATTTCATGTAGGTAATCAACAGCCCTGCAATTTACTATCACTCAATTAGCTGGACATTGCATAACTGTTAATCCGCATATGATGGACATTATTATTGACCGTTCTGGATAAATGTTTCGTCACCATCTATGTTCAGAATTTGCGAAACTTTCAAGATAAATGATAGTCATCTAAAAATGCTTTATTTGTATCAAGCAGTGTCAATGAAATAAACGCTCAGCTGGAATAATAAATAGTCTTTTTCAGTAATaactaaacaataatattgtgttaagttcaaccatagagaaacaatagcgtaagtagatatcccatggtatagggaatttatgtcgcaacttttactgttatgctatcgtttctctatggttcaactTTGTACACCTCTTGCCTCATATCATGTTATAGCTTTCCTCTGCagaaattttgattttcttAAAGGAATTGGAGTTTCTATTTCAGAAAGAAATAGTATTTTGTTTGATAATCTGATCAAGGAGTTTTTTATTATACTTCAAGTTAGTATACTAGTTACCTAGTGGTATTAGGAGTGGCCGTAATCGAGTTGATTAGGTACTggctttataattcagaggcctgggttcaaatcccggccaaGGCGAGATATTTTCCTCGTACCACTCCCGTGTTTTGGATGGACAGGTTAAGTCGTTGGTCCCGGCTGCTAAGAAGCagttgttaggtcatgtcagtgAGGTTCATGTTGTGAGGCCCAGAAAtcgatcagttgcgacctgaaaactctgtcaCCAAAATTCTGAAAACTTGAGCCAACCAGGCTACTCGGCATTATCATTATTCGCTGTATAAAAGTGTATCATTACTATTTTCCCACTCTAGTGTATTGCACTGTAGCCTGAAGATTAAGCAAGCAAaagagagctgcaaaatatgaaatatgatcttcagtaatatgatcttctaggagcgaggactctgccgtgtgaaactggtcTCTTTAAGAAAAGAGGCCTCTTTTTGAAACGGTCTCTTGAAGAACTAAGGAATCGGATCAACTATTGAATCAGATTGAATTACACATCTCTATTCTTTAAATAGATGGCTTGATGATTAATTCTTTATTTTACTTTGGAAGAAAGAATTGGATGTATATAGGATCGGGTAATGATCATGGTCGGAAAGCTCCATACTATCTAATTTTTCATGCGGTTACTATAGAGTGAATTTACTCTAGATGTAACGTTGTTGAAGAAATGATTCCATTTGAACTATTTCTAGGGAGAGGAATGATTTAGAATCGGTTGGTTTGATGTCTCAATCGCTCCATGAATTGGCTGCAGACTTGAAAGTGAACTTGGATACTCGGGCCACATCATTgagcatttcaaattcatttttctgCGTACTCGGAGCGGTCACATTGCAAGGTATAAGAATTCAAATACAACTGTATCTAATGAAGATATTTTCCATGAAAAACTAATTACTGTTGCACTACATTGAATAAGATCAAACCCTTGTACCGGTACTTGATTGAAGCACTA
Coding sequences:
- the LOC120352219 gene encoding uncharacterized protein LOC120352219, producing MRLSIMKKYLWTRNLRSANASLCSPCEKCKTDNFKQLVKAIRNKELRVVVQNNIPPYVIFMNQGHSAQLTGYLGELWKMVEEAYDFRSVYQLINYTQGCEILSSGKADIMLSPVAITTSELDQFHFALTYTSSYYQLYVKNQGARANSHFYVYTWDSGLWCAFLLTLIVMTIFIWLISIFRERNDLESVGLMSQSLHELAADLKVNLDTRATSLSISNSFFCVLGAVTLQG